AGAGTGGCCATTTAAAGGAGTAAATTATGACCAAGATAACAACCATACGCAACAAAGCGGAACTGGAGCTTTTCCTCCCCCAGGAACAGCTTGCCCAGTGGCTGCACATCAATCTGGACCAGTTCACGGACGCGGTGCCGGCCATTTCCAAGGCGGTGGATTACGCTTTTTCCGGCGAACCCGGCAAAGGTGGCTTCTTGTTGCTGGCCCACGAGGAGAAGGAACTGGCCGGAGCGCTGGTGATGAACGCCACCGGGATGGCTGGCTACGTGCCGGAATATTTGCTGGTCTATATCGCCGTGGGTCCGGAACACAGAGGCCAGGGAATCGGCGGAAAGCTGATCCAGAGAGCCTTGGAACTCTGCCAGGGCGAAGTGGCCCTGCACGTGGAATACGACAATCCGGCCTCCCGCCTCTACAAAAGGATGGGCTTCACCAGCAAATACGCCGAGATGCGCTGGACCAGGGAGGCCTGATCATGGCCCGGCTTACCATCCATCTGGACAAGATAGTGGCCAACATTGATAGAATCGACGCCCTGATGAGCGAGCACGGCAAAACCTGGTCCCTGGTGGTGAAGGTGCTGGGCAGCAACAGCCAGGCCCTGAGCGCCCTGCTCGCCCACCCCGTGGTCCGCCAAACCCATTCCCTGGCGGTTTCCCAGTGGCGCGTGCTGAAGCTGGTAAAGGAGATCGATCCCAGCCTCGTTACCCTCTACATCAAACCACCCGGCATCAGAAACGCCGGCAATGTGGTCAGATTCGCCGATATTTCCTTCAACAGCTCCTTCCTCACCCTCCAAGCCCTGGACAGGGCCGCGGGGAAAATCGGCCAAAAACACCGCGTGATCCTGATGGTGGAAATGGGCGAACTGCGTGAAGGGATCCACCGCGAAGGCCTGCTGGATTTCTACAAAAAGGTCTTCAAGCTCAAAAACATCGACATCATCGGCCTCGGAACCAATCTGGGCTGCATGACCGGAATCCAGCCAACCTATGACAAAATGCTCCAACTGGTTCTCTACCAGCAACTTCTGGAGGCCACGTTCAAACGCAAACTCGAGCTCGTCTCCGGCGCCAGTTCCATAACCCTGCCCCTGCTGGCTGAAAACAAGATCCCTCTCGGCGTCAACCACTTCCGCATCGGCGAAGCCGCCTTCCTGGGAACCTCACCTCTCAACGACAAACCCTTTCTGAACCTGATGACCGACACCTTCACCTTCGAGGCCAATATCGTGGAACTCTACCGCAAGGACAACACGCCGGACGGGATCCTCACCGACGCAAATGTGGGCGAAACCGGGGATTTTGCCACTGACACCAGTGTTCACGCCATCGTCGATTTCGGCGCCCTCGACGTTGACGCCAAAAAACTCATCCCCCACAACCCCGGCGTCCGCTTTTTCGGAAACAGCTCCGATCTCACCGTCTTCGACCTCGGCGAAAACCCCTCCCGCTACGAAACCGGTGACGTCCTAAAATTCAACCTCAAATACATGGCCGCCGCCCAACTCATGAACGCCCAGTTCGTGGACAAGATCGTCAAGGGCTGATCCGGAGGCGGAACCGGGCGCAGATTCCTTGTGCCGGGCTGGCCGGAGCTTTTCGGCAGCATGATCAGCAGGGTTTTATTGCCAGCCAGGCCTGAAAGTTAAGCGAAATTTTTATGGCTCTATTTAAAACCGGATGGGTTGAGGGGGATCGGCTGAATGTAGAACTTTCCACCGCCCTCTCCCGCTTCGTCATTCCGGGCGGTGAAGCTGGAGTCGGGCGAAACACGGGCATCGACTCCAGCAGAACATCCCCCGCCCCGCCTCAAACTACGTCATTCCGGACGCAGGTGCTTCAGCGCCGGAGATCCGGAATCCAGCCCTTGCGGGAATAGCCAGATTCGTTTCCAGGCCAGGGCGGAGTCGATACAGACGCGGTCTGTGACGACTCCCTCCAAATGCATTACCCGGAAGGTCTGGATTCCGGGACCCCGGGGGTTAAAACCCCCACCCCGGAATGACAGGGCGGGGCCATGTGGATGATATTGCTGGATTACGGATCCCTAAACAGGAATGACAGGAGGGACAACCCCGCTCGCAGGGTGAAGGACTATAGGCGGGGGTTTCAACCCCCGTAACCCTGAACCGCCCGAACCAACCCCTCGCAGAGGGGTGCAGGACTTCGATCCCTGATTCATCGGGGTATCAGCACAGGTGAGGGTCGATGAATCACCCCTCAAAGTCCCGCACCCGCGCGCAGGTTTTGGATTCGCCCCCGGCAAATCGGGTTACGGGGGTTGAAACCCCCGTCTATATTCCCTTACCGGTTAAAACCGCTTTCCATGACAGGGCGGGGCTGTGAGATTGGCGGTAAGGACGGTTTGGCTATTCCCGCGAGGCCTGGATTCTGTGACAGCGATCTGGAATGACGGACGCTCCGGCTCCGCTGGCACCGGGCGAACGGATGCCGGCGCCAGAAGACGGAACGGCTCTTTATCCCGTCCGGGGCGTCAGTGGGCGTCCCTCCCCACCCTGAACCCGAAGTCGCTTTCATAAGCCCCGGCGTAGGTTCCAAACCAGGACCAGACGTAACAGTAATCATAGGAGCTGTTGTAGCCGCCGCCGCTGCGACAGCGGTTGTGATAGCTGGTCCAGTCCCAATTCCATTCCCAGACGTTCCCGCTCATGTCGTGGAGCCCAAGCTCGTTGGGCGCTTTCTGCCCCACGGGATGTATGCCGCTGTAGCCATACCAGGCCACCGCGTTGATGTCGTTGCTGCCGCTGTAGGCATAGCCTTGCGAAAGCAGGCCTCCGCGGGCGGCGTATTCCCACTCGGCGTGGGTGAGCAGGCGATAGCCGTTGGCCAAAGTGTTCCAGTTGATGCAAGACTCCATCCAGCCGGTGTCATGCCAGGACCAGCCGTAATCGGGATCGTTCGGCCAGGTCGAGTAGGCGGTTCCGTAATTGACACCCCCCAGGGTGAAATAGTAACAGGGTTCCAAGCCCTCGGCCACGCTGCGGGCGTTGCAATACATGATGGTGTCCAGCCAGCTGAGGTCCCGGCGCGGGAAAGTGTCGCCGCTGCCACCCAACACGTAGTAGTTCCAGGAATCCGTGGTAACCTCGTATTTGCCGATGTAGAAGGTCCCCACGGTAATCCCCGCCGTCGAGCCTCCCTCCACCAAAGCCAGGTCCGGGGGGATGGACACCGCGGGATCGTGAGTGAGGTAAAAGAAGCCAGCGGTTTCCAGGGGAAGGTCGAATTGGCTGTAGCTGGCGGGAAGGAGTAGAACCCTGGTCCAGGCGGGATCCCCGGGCGCCGCCGGAGTGTCCGCGCGATAGATGTTCACGGTTCCCTCCGCGCCGGTGACGGGAGACCAACTCAGGCGGAGCTTGCCCCCAGCGGTGATCTGCGCCATAACGTTCTGGGGCGGATCGGTGCGCTGGCCGCTTTCCGCCTGGGGAAGAAGGACCTCAGAAACCTTGCCCTCACCAACCTGCCAGGCTTTGGCCGGTAGGTTCTCGCCGCTCAGTCCCAGAGCCAGGGACCAAAAGATCACAAACAAAACCAAGGCTGTTTTCATGGAAGACTCCTCAAAATTTTTTTGCTGAATTTCTGAATTACAAGGTTAGCGTCAAGTTATTTTTTTGCCGTTTTCGGGCGGCTTTGTGGTTTTTTTTCAACGGGTTTGTGTAATTAACCCAGAGGTTGTGCAGGCTTCGAGGGAGGAATGAGCATCTCCAACAGTAGGATAAAACAGGAGATGAAATTCAAAACCTCTCCTGTAATAATGCTCGCGGCGCTGACTGGGCTCCAGGTTACCTCCGCTGGGTTTCAAGATATCGCTAAAACACTCCGGAAACTGGCTCGGGAATGAGCCTGAAATCGTGCTTAGGGAGATTGTGGGAAGCGGGGGAACCACAAAGCTAATGGAAAAGTCCGTTATGTGTGGGCGATATGGGTGTTTAACGGATTGAAGCCATTCCACAGTATAGGGATCATGACCAACAGGGGCGACCGCCGTCCTCGTCGGTCAAGATCAGCGAGATTTTCAACAGTGATCTATGTGGCTCCTGTTTAAGTGGGGAGGGTTGCAGTTCCTGGCCATGGCATGGCAGACACGGCCATAGCGGGGATCAGACCCTGAGGCGATGCCGGATATTGGCGAGGGTTTTAGCGCCAATACCCTTGACCTTGGTGATGTCGTCGACGCTTTGAAACCTGCCGTTTTGGGAGCGGTAATCGATTATGGCTTTAGCTTTTACCTCTCCGATGCCGGGCAGGGTGCAGAGTTCGGCCAGGCCAGCGGTGTTGAGGTTGACCACGTTGGTGAGTTGGCTTTTGGGGACGGGTTTTTCCTCGCGGGAAGGGGTTTGGGATGAAGACGCAGAAGCGCCGGGAGCGGTGAGATTGTTGGGCGCGGGCTCAAGCAGGCCGATGGTGGTCATGGAATTGGGATCCACGGCGGCTTCCGGGGTGAACTGGGGTGAGCCGAAGGGGAGGAGGGAGGGCAGCATTTTGGCCAGGGTTTTGGGGCCGATGCCCTTGATCTGGAGGAGGTCGTCGGTGCTGTTGAAGGGGTGTTGGGCGCGGTGGGAAATGATGTCCTGGGCGCGTTTGGCGCCGATACCGGGCAGGAGCATGAGTTCTTCCTGGGAGGCGGTGCGGATGTCGATCTGGACTGGTTTGTCCACCTCCGCGGCCACGGTGAGGAGTTCCGGGGCGGCGAGTTCGCTTTGGAGGACAGGGGCGAGGGTGGGAACGGTCTTAAGCTGGCCGGCCAGGAACCCCAGCAGGGCCAGGGCGGCCAAAACAATGAGGGCGCGCTGTTCCCGGGGAGTGAGATAGGGATTCGGACGCCGCATCAGACCTCCTTGTCAGCGACGCAATTCCTCCACCCAGACGGAGAGGGTTTCCTCCAGAACGGGGCTGAAGCCGCTTTGGGTGAAGGCGATGTTGCCCTGTTTGTCAATGGCGCAAAGCCAGGGGATGCCGGAGAAGCCGTAGGCCCGGGGCAGTTCGTTGTCGCCCAGGAGGAGCTTCATGCCGTAGCTGTTTTTGCTGAAGTGGTCGATCACATTGGGTAGTTCGGAGGGGCTTTCCCAAACGTTGATGGAGATCAGCGCGACGTCTTCCGAGGAGTTCCGCTCCAGCCAGGAATCGAGCTTGGGCAGGGTTTTGAGGCAGGGCGAGCACCAGAGGGCCCAGAAATCGAGGATGACGATCTTGCCGCGGAGGTCTTCGAGGCGGGTCAGGTTGCCCTCGGGATCGGGCAATTCCCAGAGAGGGGCGGGACGGGAGACCTTTTCCGCGATGATCCGGGCCTTGCGTTCGGCCCTGGCCTGTTCCCAGTTGGCGGCGGCAAGGGCCATCACCTCCGGATGGCGGGGCAGGGTTGACAGGGGGGCATAATCCGGATTGTCCAGGGCCTCCGGATAGGTGATGACGCCGGCGGCCAAAGCGCCTTCCAGAAGGTTGAGCGCGGTTTCCGGTTCGGACAGCCCCAAATGCATCAGAAGGCGGTTTTGCAGCGTCTTGTCATTGGACTGGAGGTCCGGGTTCTGCTGCAGGAAGGAACGCATTTTTGCCCAGTCTTTGGCGGTCCTGAGGGCTTCCAGATAGGAATACTGGTAGTAGGCAAGGCTGTCGGCGGCGGGAACCTCGCCCCTGGCGATAAGGCGTGAGATCAGGCGCGGATAGAGGGCCTCGAAGGGGCGGACGCGGCCGGTGGCGGCGATGAACTCGATGACGTGGCGGAAATTGGCCTCGATGGCGGCCGGGTCGAAGAGTTGGAGGAGCTGGGCCTCGGCCTGGTCGTTCTCGCTTTGGGAGGCGTGGTGGTGGAAGAGGGCGAGGCGGAGATAGTCGTCCAGGGGCCAGGTTTGCAGGCCCTGGAGGAGGAGGGCGCGGTCGGAGGCAAGGCTGGCCATGATGTCCGCGCGCAGGGAATCCGGGGCGGAGGCATCCTGCAGGATTTGGGAATAGGTGTTGCTGAAGAGGCGGTAGCCCCAGTAGAAAGAGGGTTCCCGGGCGATCAGGGCACGGCCTCCGGCCAGTTGGGTGCCGGGGTCGGTCTGTCCGCGCAGCCAGAGGTATTCATACTCCGGGCGGTCCGGATGGGCGACGTATTGCTGGCCAAACCATTCCCCGCAGCCGGCGGGATCGACCTGCATCCAGTAATTCTGCAGCTGGCGAAGGTCATCCAGGTCGGTGAGGCGGTCGCGGTAACTGGCGATCACCTCCAGGGCCTGTTCAGCGTTTTGGGTGGAGCTCAGGGCAGTTTCGAACTCTTTGCCCAAGGGCGAGGCCAGCAGCGGGAAAGCGGCCAAAACCAGCAGCAGGACGAGCAATCTTTGCATGGTTTACTTCAGCAGCAGCATCCGGCGGGGCGGCGCGGAGGCGTCCTTGAGGCGGTAAAGATAGATCCCGGAAGGCAGCCCGGACGGGGCCTGCCAGTCGATCCGATGAGAGCCGGGACCGAGGTTTTGGACGGGGGTTTCCGCGATGAGGCGGCCTTTGGCGTCGAAAACCTGGATACTGGCGGGGCCGCTTTTGGCCGCCGTCACCTGGAAGGCGGTGGAGCCCCGGAAGGGGTTGGGGCTGTTGCTTTCGAGGCGCAGGGCGGGCTGCAGCAGTTGATCGGAGACGGAGGTGCTGGTCTGCAAGACGAAGGGGATGGTGAAGGTGCCAAGGTTGGGCGAGCTGATCTCATAGTGGAAGGTGGCGGTGCCGGGCGAACCGACCCAGAGGTTGAGATGAAATTCCTTGCTGTCGCCGGAGCCAAGCACCAGGGGCAGAGGCTGGTCGCCGGGATAGCAGCCGCCGATCTCGTCGCAATAGTTGAAAAACCAGTCCGCGGGAGCGTCGTCGGGCAGCAACAGCACCTGCATGGTGTCGAAGGAGCCGGTGTTGAAGATGGCAAGCGTTTCCGAGCTGAACAGGGTGTTCGGCGCGGCGCTGAGCCCGGCCGGGTCCCAGGGTATGGCGGCGCGGATGTTGTAGGTGGGCAGCGGCAGGGTGGAGGCGCTTTGTAATATCTGGTGTACATCGGTCTGGACGGCGGCGATGGCCCAGAGGTTGGCCTGGTTCCAGCCAGGGTCGATGGCAAAACTGTCCGTGAACACCACCGGATCGCCGGATCCGGGCAGGTTGATGGTTTGGTATTTGATCTGGCGGGTGACGTTGGTTTCTGTTCCCACGTTGTCCTCCACCAGCATCAGAGCGAGGGTCTGGCCGCTGATGTCCACGTTGGGGTCCAGCAGCCAGGCAGAAACGGAGATAGCACCGCTAGCGGGGGTGAAGGAAGTGATCTGGAGTTTCACTGGCGCGGCCTGGAAGCGTTTGGCGGCCACGGTTTGGGCGTACACAGCCTCCGTCTGGGCGCCCACCAGGGCTTCGTTGCCATTGAAGACAACGGTGGGCACGCTGGTGGCGTTGTGCCAGGCGAAGCGGTCCTCAACGCTGGGGCTGCTGAGCGCGCCGGAGTTGTGGTAAAGCCGGGCGGCGATCAATTCACCCCGGTGGGTGGCGGCCAGCACATTGGCCAGACTGGCCAGGGCGGTGTTGCTGGGGGCGTTGCCCTGCAGCACGCAGGATTCCGCGATGGTGGTAAGCGGATAGTAGGTTGGATTGGCGGCCAGGGCGGCGGCCAACAGCAGAAGCAGCATAACTAGTGGTCTTTTCATCGTGGTTTCCTATGGTTTAAAATCTGGTGGCGAGTTCCAAACGGACCCCGGAGAAGGGGGCCACATAGCGGCAGACGCCGTTGCGGCAGACCTTGCCCCCGGCTTCCTTGCCGGCGAAGAGGACGAGGTCGCTGTCCGCGAGGATGGGATATTTTAGCTCAACGCTGGGCCAGTAGTGGCTTTGCAGGATAGAGGAGAAATCGTTCCACCAGCTTTGCGCGCCCAGCGAAAGGCTGAGTTTGCCCAAGCTGAGGTCGGCCTGGAGGCGGGGTTCGTAGTGGCTGGCCTCCACATATTCGTTCTGGACAGTGTCCAGCACCAGCTTTTCCACGGTCTTGAACTCGCCGGAGAGCACCAGTCCCGTTTTGCCGGCGGGGAAGCTGACCACGAAGGCGGGATAGGCCTCTTTTTGCCAGTGGCGCAGGGCGCTGTCCACCTTTTCGATGTGGCTGTAGGATAGCGTGGCGGCGGTGGCCCCGCTTTGCCAGTCCAGCCCGGCGTAGGCGTCGTTCATCTGTTTTTCCCGGGCTTGGTCCCAGGCTTCGGCGTAGTCCAGGTTCAGGCTCAGGGACTGGCCGAGGGCGATGTTGGTCCAGGCCTGGAAGCCGCGTTCATCGGTGCCGGAGGCCAGGTCGTCGGCCAGGGTCTCGTTGTGGTGGTTGGCCAGGGGAATGTCCTGGACGCGGTTGCGGTAGCTGAAGTTGTCGTAATGTTTGTAGGCGCCGCCCAACTGCACGGGCCCGAAATAGGCGGAGGCGGTGGTGAAAACGGCCAGGCCGTTCAGCATCCCCGCCACAAGTTTGTCGTCCCTGGAAGCCCCTTCCACGGATATCTCAAACTGGTCCTGGATCAGTTTG
This is a stretch of genomic DNA from Candidatus Cloacimonadota bacterium. It encodes these proteins:
- a CDS encoding GNAT family N-acetyltransferase, yielding MTKITTIRNKAELELFLPQEQLAQWLHINLDQFTDAVPAISKAVDYAFSGEPGKGGFLLLAHEEKELAGALVMNATGMAGYVPEYLLVYIAVGPEHRGQGIGGKLIQRALELCQGEVALHVEYDNPASRLYKRMGFTSKYAEMRWTREA
- a CDS encoding alanine racemase, which encodes MARLTIHLDKIVANIDRIDALMSEHGKTWSLVVKVLGSNSQALSALLAHPVVRQTHSLAVSQWRVLKLVKEIDPSLVTLYIKPPGIRNAGNVVRFADISFNSSFLTLQALDRAAGKIGQKHRVILMVEMGELREGIHREGLLDFYKKVFKLKNIDIIGLGTNLGCMTGIQPTYDKMLQLVLYQQLLEATFKRKLELVSGASSITLPLLAENKIPLGVNHFRIGEAAFLGTSPLNDKPFLNLMTDTFTFEANIVELYRKDNTPDGILTDANVGETGDFATDTSVHAIVDFGALDVDAKKLIPHNPGVRFFGNSSDLTVFDLGENPSRYETGDVLKFNLKYMAAAQLMNAQFVDKIVKG
- a CDS encoding formylglycine-generating enzyme family protein encodes the protein MKTALVLFVIFWSLALGLSGENLPAKAWQVGEGKVSEVLLPQAESGQRTDPPQNVMAQITAGGKLRLSWSPVTGAEGTVNIYRADTPAAPGDPAWTRVLLLPASYSQFDLPLETAGFFYLTHDPAVSIPPDLALVEGGSTAGITVGTFYIGKYEVTTDSWNYYVLGGSGDTFPRRDLSWLDTIMYCNARSVAEGLEPCYYFTLGGVNYGTAYSTWPNDPDYGWSWHDTGWMESCINWNTLANGYRLLTHAEWEYAARGGLLSQGYAYSGSNDINAVAWYGYSGIHPVGQKAPNELGLHDMSGNVWEWNWDWTSYHNRCRSGGGYNSSYDYCYVWSWFGTYAGAYESDFGFRVGRDAH
- a CDS encoding TlpA family protein disulfide reductase yields the protein MQRLLVLLLVLAAFPLLASPLGKEFETALSSTQNAEQALEVIASYRDRLTDLDDLRQLQNYWMQVDPAGCGEWFGQQYVAHPDRPEYEYLWLRGQTDPGTQLAGGRALIAREPSFYWGYRLFSNTYSQILQDASAPDSLRADIMASLASDRALLLQGLQTWPLDDYLRLALFHHHASQSENDQAEAQLLQLFDPAAIEANFRHVIEFIAATGRVRPFEALYPRLISRLIARGEVPAADSLAYYQYSYLEALRTAKDWAKMRSFLQQNPDLQSNDKTLQNRLLMHLGLSEPETALNLLEGALAAGVITYPEALDNPDYAPLSTLPRHPEVMALAAANWEQARAERKARIIAEKVSRPAPLWELPDPEGNLTRLEDLRGKIVILDFWALWCSPCLKTLPKLDSWLERNSSEDVALISINVWESPSELPNVIDHFSKNSYGMKLLLGDNELPRAYGFSGIPWLCAIDKQGNIAFTQSGFSPVLEETLSVWVEELRR
- a CDS encoding T9SS type A sorting domain-containing protein, with the translated sequence MKRPLVMLLLLLAAALAANPTYYPLTTIAESCVLQGNAPSNTALASLANVLAATHRGELIAARLYHNSGALSSPSVEDRFAWHNATSVPTVVFNGNEALVGAQTEAVYAQTVAAKRFQAAPVKLQITSFTPASGAISVSAWLLDPNVDISGQTLALMLVEDNVGTETNVTRQIKYQTINLPGSGDPVVFTDSFAIDPGWNQANLWAIAAVQTDVHQILQSASTLPLPTYNIRAAIPWDPAGLSAAPNTLFSSETLAIFNTGSFDTMQVLLLPDDAPADWFFNYCDEIGGCYPGDQPLPLVLGSGDSKEFHLNLWVGSPGTATFHYEISSPNLGTFTIPFVLQTSTSVSDQLLQPALRLESNSPNPFRGSTAFQVTAAKSGPASIQVFDAKGRLIAETPVQNLGPGSHRIDWQAPSGLPSGIYLYRLKDASAPPRRMLLLK
- a CDS encoding DUF6029 family protein, with amino-acid sequence MRKLPLILAALLLVCGLAAQSAPLLNGLNEASLIYRSVPDSLHVYFQNSFGFSLGYKNFSFGMKFIAELPKYSTNQSELLEELDPDRLSLGWKELYASYTRDAYLIHAGTIEESFGSGLIFRSYQDLELDEDHRVTGFKFRYDDKLRLKALYSALPSPTSLGRLDLAYGADAEYPILEPLIPFLESINFPHLESLSLGASFVGMQTLQGSSYKQDDILGARAKLIQDQFEISVEGASRDDKLVAGMLNGLAVFTTASAYFGPVQLGGAYKHYDNFSYRNRVQDIPLANHHNETLADDLASGTDERGFQAWTNIALGQSLSLNLDYAEAWDQAREKQMNDAYAGLDWQSGATAATLSYSHIEKVDSALRHWQKEAYPAFVVSFPAGKTGLVLSGEFKTVEKLVLDTVQNEYVEASHYEPRLQADLSLGKLSLSLGAQSWWNDFSSILQSHYWPSVELKYPILADSDLVLFAGKEAGGKVCRNGVCRYVAPFSGVRLELATRF